Proteins encoded within one genomic window of Prosthecobacter fusiformis:
- a CDS encoding small basic protein: MSQHRSLKTAGSVGTKRSVLKRGERIKLMKARGQWKEGRLPTSLPKTKSE; encoded by the coding sequence ATGTCTCAGCATCGCAGCCTCAAAACCGCCGGTTCCGTTGGTACCAAGCGCAGTGTCCTTAAGCGTGGTGAGCGCATCAAGCTCATGAAGGCCCGCGGTCAGTGGAAGGAAGGTCGCCTGCCGACCAGCCTGCCGAAGACCAAATCCGAATAG
- the accB gene encoding acetyl-CoA carboxylase biotin carboxyl carrier protein codes for MDETKSNDKEATALDLKQIKQIVTLMAENDLSYFHFENQGSKVELRRGSDFQAAKELLRHLPMASAAAPVSMAAAPVALSAGAPAAAAAPSAVSEPAGPTINSPMVGTFYRSAAPGEKAFASIGDSVDENSNVCIIEAMKVMNEIKAEIRGTIARVLVEDGKPVQYGQPLFELKA; via the coding sequence ATGGACGAAACAAAATCAAACGACAAGGAGGCCACAGCTTTGGACCTAAAGCAGATCAAACAGATCGTGACCCTGATGGCCGAAAACGACCTCAGCTATTTTCACTTTGAAAATCAAGGCTCTAAAGTGGAGCTGCGCCGCGGCTCTGACTTCCAGGCCGCTAAAGAACTGCTCCGGCATCTGCCCATGGCATCCGCCGCCGCACCTGTTTCCATGGCCGCTGCGCCCGTGGCCCTGAGCGCTGGTGCCCCGGCTGCTGCAGCCGCTCCTTCCGCCGTTTCTGAGCCAGCCGGTCCCACCATCAATAGCCCGATGGTCGGAACCTTCTACCGCTCCGCCGCCCCCGGTGAAAAAGCCTTTGCCAGCATCGGTGATTCCGTGGACGAAAATTCCAATGTCTGCATCATCGAGGCCATGAAGGTGATGAACGAAATCAAAGCCGAGATCCGCGGCACCATCGCCCGCGTCCTGGTCGAAGACGGTAAGCCCGTCCAATACGGCCAGCCCCTCTTTGAGCTCAAAGCTTAA
- a CDS encoding N-6 DNA methylase encodes MPVPPLSSISLRLPDDPDEWTRVLRQQGVSPAEFVHAFSLLGSLTMLEERDASEIAGLEFEGRAWEELPVPPWAQAWEEKQYAGLNAWWHSYKASVHHWPTRTQALRQRMSLRSHWPVQLESATALAARVIQCFKPSQKQTFAGWFQEHFRLLLWGIGEHRSDGLSLASYPMQLLLRDLAAIQPHHRVLLAGGENIHLLNELLDRLARLARYTPANQLTNMARHGVTVSTGSASFAEQALALLLAHEVEQPDVVLEAPNLLNPEPVYDWVIAAPPWGAVMPEDQTDVPVPSRRVESVVLQRALAGLLPTGRLIAWMPRSLARNGSDQSLRRWLVDHQQLHAVAELPSDTATGTATRVTSLLLLLSRGHTANACLFVGEPLVKRCLEDADFAPTQPQLNLLSLLLRTAMGAVNDADLTALREDSKKVNPAYAEERAEMLALARGLANLSSPPPKIGRLSELRTGIVPRDSWEEHDVEFTWPRDLQGDLKRSLHLLVAAKPQLRLTTLEEVADCSKGIAYTRERTLRAAELREREPNELVGLIRVSDLTRKVDSDAALPLCQPPTLLLTPQASSEVRERQLLRPWDILLSGTGTVDKVSVFAEEERRCVASHSIIIIRPKLGMEEKTIRHIVGILRSKAGMAWLQGLATGSVIQHLVLRDLKSMPMIDGPDEILDAIGEHLLQGHPLETAISVFDDRLRQDPTLAFFSECEAMRATFAPESAKAVEAWLGRLSWSLQTWKDSFNEAIPKGGLHDWWIEVDALVHRLLEALRTNPGYDRLTLLLFWQHAFLESEKALASAVERITQMLEDSTAPNADELQKDGITHRGKTLLRRMGELAATEIGRQCQPVKLHVTLEPQEVTVATQTVVTVELGNLSPLSLQDVMVSVNEGRNHAKMLACADGLKLPVIVHATNAGPLPIRVQWKARTLDGREFNGVIEEQVNVVSLRTASTAVQQNPYVDGGSPVGGKDEMFYGRKEALHRMDQAFSRGNRTTVLIVEGNRRIGKSSLLLYYRTHRLDLAKWLPVDINFQRFPGASGGTKSKSSGIPDRRIFQGIAKKVLEAASDSGLAVPIAGLGHVSAGLPTETKRLLLRDLETFFNEGAPFERFLHILEAALSVLGEKRLLFMFDEFDLIQSGIDSGVTGSQVPENFRNLLQDHPQLAAILTGSLKIRRLRQQYWNVLFNLGQSLQLRGLEPAEAAELVTQPVHGHLAYSPEAVTEIVRLTGRQPLLIQTLCGRLFDMSTDRHAVLISLEMVREAAQEQIEDSETFARLWDDIGNSRRQALVLVLEQMARDEQAVRPVLLREQAEESGLRFESLQQLKADLDALKDQDVLSSTINDQVEDLAFEVPLFALWLRRHQDFAAVCAEVAESDESSPDNHDLL; translated from the coding sequence ATGCCTGTTCCTCCGTTATCTTCTATTTCCCTGCGCCTGCCCGATGACCCGGACGAGTGGACGCGCGTGCTGCGCCAGCAGGGCGTGAGTCCAGCGGAGTTTGTCCATGCGTTTTCCCTCCTGGGTTCGCTGACCATGCTGGAGGAGCGGGATGCCTCGGAGATCGCGGGCCTGGAGTTTGAGGGCAGGGCATGGGAAGAACTGCCGGTGCCGCCCTGGGCACAGGCTTGGGAGGAGAAGCAATACGCCGGGTTGAATGCCTGGTGGCATAGCTACAAGGCTAGCGTTCACCATTGGCCCACCCGCACCCAGGCACTTCGCCAGCGCATGAGCCTCCGCAGCCATTGGCCTGTGCAGCTGGAGTCAGCTACGGCGTTGGCGGCTCGTGTCATCCAGTGCTTCAAACCAAGTCAGAAACAAACCTTTGCCGGGTGGTTTCAAGAGCACTTCCGGCTCCTGCTCTGGGGCATCGGCGAGCATCGCTCCGACGGGCTCAGCCTAGCCAGCTATCCCATGCAATTGCTGCTGCGTGATCTCGCCGCCATCCAGCCGCATCACCGCGTGCTGTTGGCTGGCGGGGAGAATATCCATTTGCTGAATGAGCTACTGGATCGCCTGGCACGACTAGCCCGCTACACGCCTGCTAATCAACTCACGAATATGGCCCGGCATGGAGTGACCGTGAGCACCGGCAGCGCCAGTTTTGCCGAACAAGCACTTGCCCTCCTGTTGGCCCATGAGGTGGAGCAGCCTGACGTGGTTCTGGAGGCCCCGAATCTGCTGAACCCCGAGCCGGTCTATGACTGGGTGATCGCCGCACCGCCCTGGGGTGCCGTGATGCCCGAGGATCAGACGGATGTGCCAGTACCTTCTCGCCGGGTGGAGAGCGTCGTGCTCCAACGGGCGCTCGCAGGGCTTTTACCCACGGGCCGACTCATTGCCTGGATGCCACGCTCCCTGGCCCGCAACGGTTCCGACCAATCTCTGCGACGCTGGCTGGTGGATCACCAGCAACTTCATGCCGTGGCGGAGCTGCCATCTGATACTGCTACTGGCACTGCGACCCGTGTGACCAGCTTACTGCTGCTGCTGAGTCGAGGCCACACGGCCAACGCTTGCTTGTTTGTGGGTGAGCCGCTTGTGAAACGCTGCCTGGAGGACGCTGATTTCGCCCCCACGCAGCCACAACTAAACCTACTAAGCCTCCTGCTGCGGACGGCCATGGGCGCGGTCAATGATGCCGATCTCACCGCTCTGCGGGAAGACTCTAAGAAGGTCAATCCAGCATATGCCGAGGAACGTGCTGAGATGTTGGCCCTGGCCCGAGGGCTGGCAAACCTGAGTTCGCCACCTCCGAAAATCGGTCGCCTCTCCGAACTGCGCACAGGCATCGTGCCTCGCGACTCCTGGGAAGAACATGACGTGGAGTTCACCTGGCCCAGAGACCTGCAAGGGGATCTGAAGCGCTCGCTGCATCTCCTGGTGGCCGCCAAGCCCCAACTCCGTCTCACCACCCTGGAAGAGGTGGCGGATTGCTCCAAAGGCATTGCCTACACCAGGGAACGGACCCTCCGTGCAGCTGAGCTGCGAGAACGTGAGCCAAATGAACTCGTGGGCCTCATCCGTGTGAGTGACTTGACGCGGAAGGTAGACTCTGATGCCGCCCTGCCGCTCTGCCAGCCGCCAACCCTGCTGCTCACCCCGCAAGCCTCCAGTGAGGTGCGGGAGCGGCAGCTTCTGCGCCCGTGGGACATCCTGCTCTCCGGCACCGGCACGGTGGACAAGGTCAGTGTCTTTGCTGAAGAAGAGCGCCGCTGTGTGGCCTCGCATTCGATCATCATCATCCGTCCCAAATTGGGCATGGAGGAGAAAACCATTCGCCACATCGTGGGCATCCTGAGATCCAAAGCGGGCATGGCTTGGCTGCAGGGGCTGGCCACCGGCTCAGTGATCCAGCACCTAGTACTGCGTGATTTGAAGTCAATGCCCATGATTGACGGCCCGGACGAGATCCTGGATGCAATCGGCGAGCACCTCCTTCAAGGTCATCCACTTGAGACAGCCATCAGCGTCTTTGACGACCGTCTGCGCCAGGACCCAACACTGGCCTTTTTCAGCGAATGCGAGGCGATGCGAGCGACGTTTGCGCCTGAGTCCGCGAAGGCAGTGGAAGCATGGCTGGGAAGACTCAGCTGGTCACTGCAAACATGGAAAGACAGCTTCAATGAGGCCATTCCCAAGGGTGGGCTGCACGATTGGTGGATCGAGGTGGATGCGCTTGTGCATCGACTGCTCGAAGCGCTTCGAACAAATCCAGGCTATGACCGGCTTACTCTGCTGCTATTCTGGCAGCACGCGTTTCTGGAGAGCGAAAAAGCACTCGCCAGCGCTGTGGAAAGGATCACCCAAATGCTGGAAGACAGCACCGCTCCGAACGCTGATGAACTGCAAAAGGACGGCATCACTCACCGAGGCAAAACGCTGCTCCGACGCATGGGCGAACTGGCAGCTACAGAGATTGGGCGGCAATGCCAGCCCGTAAAACTGCATGTCACACTGGAACCTCAGGAAGTGACCGTAGCCACACAAACGGTAGTCACAGTTGAACTTGGAAACCTGTCACCGTTGTCCCTTCAAGATGTAATGGTGTCCGTCAACGAAGGCCGAAATCATGCCAAGATGCTTGCCTGTGCAGACGGCCTCAAACTGCCCGTGATTGTTCATGCGACGAATGCAGGGCCGCTGCCCATTCGGGTGCAATGGAAGGCACGCACCTTGGATGGTCGCGAATTCAATGGAGTCATCGAGGAACAAGTGAACGTTGTGTCGCTGCGCACGGCCTCCACCGCCGTGCAACAGAACCCCTATGTGGACGGTGGCAGCCCGGTGGGTGGCAAGGATGAGATGTTTTATGGCCGAAAAGAAGCGCTTCATCGTATGGACCAAGCCTTCTCACGCGGCAATCGCACGACCGTGCTGATCGTCGAAGGAAACCGCCGAATCGGAAAAAGCTCGCTGCTGCTATACTACCGCACCCACCGGCTGGACCTCGCCAAATGGCTGCCCGTGGACATCAATTTTCAGCGCTTCCCTGGAGCCTCAGGCGGAACCAAGAGCAAGTCGTCCGGCATCCCCGATCGGCGCATTTTTCAAGGCATCGCCAAGAAAGTGCTGGAAGCCGCGAGCGATTCTGGACTAGCCGTTCCCATAGCCGGTTTGGGCCACGTGAGTGCCGGACTGCCCACAGAGACTAAGCGCCTGCTGCTCAGGGACCTGGAGACATTCTTCAACGAGGGCGCACCCTTTGAACGTTTCCTCCATATTCTGGAAGCCGCACTGTCTGTCTTGGGTGAGAAGCGGCTGCTTTTCATGTTTGATGAGTTTGACCTCATCCAGTCAGGCATCGATTCAGGTGTGACGGGCAGCCAGGTGCCTGAAAACTTTCGCAACCTGTTGCAGGACCACCCACAGCTCGCTGCCATCCTGACGGGCTCGCTGAAGATCAGGCGGCTGCGTCAGCAGTATTGGAACGTGCTCTTCAACCTGGGCCAAAGCCTACAACTGCGTGGTCTGGAACCAGCAGAGGCTGCTGAACTTGTCACTCAACCCGTGCATGGGCATCTTGCCTATTCGCCCGAGGCAGTGACAGAGATCGTTCGCCTTACAGGACGTCAGCCCTTGCTGATCCAAACTCTTTGCGGACGGTTGTTTGACATGAGTACGGATCGCCACGCCGTGCTGATTTCTCTGGAAATGGTGCGTGAGGCGGCCCAGGAACAAATCGAGGACTCTGAAACCTTTGCCCGTCTCTGGGATGATATCGGCAACTCGCGAAGGCAGGCCCTGGTGCTCGTCTTGGAGCAAATGGCCCGCGATGAGCAGGCCGTGCGCCCTGTGCTGCTCCGAGAACAGGCGGAGGAAAGCGGACTCCGCTTCGAGAGCCTCCAACAGCTCAAAGCCGACCTCGACGCGCTCAAAGACCAAGATGTCTTGAGTTCCACCATCAACGATCAGGTCGAAGACCTCGCTTTTGAAGTTCCTTTGTTCGCCCTCTGGTTGCGTCGTCACCAGGATTTCGCCGCCGTCTGCGCCGAAGTCGCCGAGAGCGATGAATCATCTCCCGACAACCATGACCTTCTCTGA
- a CDS encoding pseudouridine synthase, translating to MRLNRYLSLCGLGSRRGCEVLIQEGRVSINGHVIKDLATQVSDEDRIIADGKPVKAESGVVIALNKPRGYICSRSDERDRMTIYSLLPKQFQTLHHVGRLDKDSEGLLLMTNRGELSHRLIHPSMGAEKEYEVIVDQPMDQATMAKLVKGMLTEEGHAKCERAWMITEYRAHVVLKQGLKRQIRLMFYQLGFEVERLTRTRIGWLELKGLQKGGWKQLTEVEVERFFSKDGATGRPPKVAKTAPAPSDAGDEDARPVRRTGPGSRGPRARTSSREERPRTPRSRTSDSEDRPRTPRGRSTGGEDRPRGPRARPSFGSDDRPRTPRGRTSDSEDRPRTPRSRASDGDDRPRGGPRSRPSFGSEDRPRGPRSRSTGDDEAPRSRPSFGGEDRPRSPRSRSSGDDAAPRSRSSKRPDDDRKPRSSGGSGRSAGKSRGPRDSSSRPPRAAGKRPSDKKGPRRRP from the coding sequence GTGCGCCTCAACCGTTATCTCAGCCTGTGCGGCCTCGGCTCCCGCCGTGGTTGCGAAGTACTCATCCAAGAAGGTCGCGTCTCCATCAATGGACATGTGATCAAAGACCTGGCCACCCAGGTATCCGATGAGGATCGCATCATCGCCGACGGCAAGCCCGTCAAGGCCGAGAGCGGTGTGGTCATTGCCCTCAACAAACCGCGCGGCTACATTTGCAGCCGCAGCGATGAGCGGGATCGCATGACGATCTATTCGCTCCTGCCCAAGCAGTTTCAGACGCTCCACCACGTGGGTCGTCTGGATAAAGACAGCGAAGGCCTCCTGCTCATGACCAACCGGGGGGAACTTTCCCACCGCCTCATCCACCCCAGCATGGGTGCTGAAAAGGAATACGAGGTCATCGTGGACCAGCCCATGGACCAGGCCACCATGGCCAAGTTGGTCAAAGGCATGCTCACCGAAGAAGGCCACGCCAAGTGCGAGCGCGCCTGGATGATCACCGAATACCGCGCGCATGTCGTCCTCAAGCAGGGCCTCAAGCGCCAGATCCGCCTTATGTTTTACCAGCTCGGCTTTGAAGTCGAGCGCCTCACCCGCACCCGCATCGGCTGGTTGGAACTCAAAGGCCTGCAAAAAGGCGGCTGGAAACAGCTCACCGAAGTCGAGGTCGAGCGCTTTTTCTCCAAAGATGGAGCCACTGGCCGACCACCTAAGGTAGCCAAAACCGCTCCCGCCCCTAGCGATGCGGGTGATGAAGACGCCCGGCCAGTCCGCCGGACCGGTCCTGGTTCCCGCGGCCCTCGTGCCCGCACCTCCTCCCGTGAAGAGCGCCCCCGCACACCACGCAGCCGTACTTCGGATAGCGAAGACCGTCCGCGCACACCGCGTGGTCGCTCCACTGGCGGCGAAGACCGTCCCCGTGGCCCCCGTGCCCGCCCTTCATTCGGTAGTGACGACCGTCCCCGCACCCCTCGCGGCCGCACTTCGGACAGCGAAGATCGCCCTCGGACTCCCCGCTCCCGTGCTTCTGATGGGGATGATCGCCCCCGTGGTGGTCCTCGCTCACGTCCCTCCTTCGGCAGCGAAGATCGCCCTCGTGGCCCTCGCTCCCGCTCCACGGGCGATGATGAGGCTCCGCGCTCGCGCCCCTCTTTCGGTGGTGAAGACCGCCCTCGCAGCCCGCGTTCTCGCTCCTCAGGCGATGACGCAGCTCCCCGCTCACGCAGCAGCAAGCGCCCGGATGACGACCGCAAACCGCGCTCCAGTGGTGGCTCAGGACGCAGCGCAGGCAAGTCCCGTGGCCCCCGTGACTCCTCCAGCCGCCCTCCGCGTGCCGCAGGAAAGCGCCCGTCGGATAAAAAAGGTCCACGTCGCCGTCCTTAA
- a CDS encoding LysR family transcriptional regulator: MHRFSVARQWLDVMVHNFSVMDDLFAQGGLSLERLRTFCLIVEHGGFTRAARGDAAKQPLYSRQLKELESFFGTELVRRSGKSFALNDEGRRLYELARSYFGALSDFKNACSNRSIHIHLGAGDSIIQWHILPKLADIRNALPNTVLKLLNLPTEQIVDRVASGDLDLGVVRQTAVKGDLKSHVLGKLEFALFAPIRYANNNWESTLRSCPLVLLEGSGEFRKELEKAALKEQFQPRIEVECASFPAVATAMKSAGLAGILPLAAADELGTRSFVRQEASWLQKLGRQMTLIASRRTLTLRPDLEMIAKELVGLLRA, translated from the coding sequence TTGCACCGCTTTAGTGTTGCGCGCCAGTGGCTCGATGTCATGGTCCATAACTTTTCAGTTATGGATGATCTCTTCGCACAAGGTGGCCTTTCGCTAGAGCGGCTTCGGACGTTCTGCCTGATCGTCGAGCACGGAGGCTTTACGAGAGCGGCCCGTGGTGATGCGGCAAAACAACCCCTTTACAGCCGTCAGCTCAAGGAGCTGGAATCGTTCTTTGGCACTGAACTCGTGCGGAGGTCAGGAAAATCTTTTGCCCTGAATGATGAAGGCAGGCGGCTCTATGAGCTGGCACGGAGCTACTTCGGAGCATTGTCAGACTTCAAAAACGCCTGTTCCAACCGCTCCATTCACATTCACCTTGGTGCTGGAGACAGCATCATCCAGTGGCACATCCTTCCAAAACTGGCGGACATCAGAAACGCACTACCCAACACGGTGCTCAAGCTTCTCAACCTACCGACGGAACAGATTGTGGACCGGGTTGCCTCTGGCGACCTAGACCTTGGAGTCGTTCGTCAAACCGCAGTGAAAGGTGATTTGAAGTCACACGTTCTCGGCAAGTTGGAGTTTGCTCTTTTTGCCCCCATACGCTACGCCAACAACAACTGGGAATCGACTCTGAGAAGCTGTCCTTTGGTTTTGCTTGAAGGCTCAGGAGAGTTTCGGAAAGAGCTGGAGAAAGCCGCACTTAAGGAGCAATTCCAGCCACGAATCGAAGTAGAATGCGCTTCATTTCCTGCAGTGGCAACAGCAATGAAAAGCGCAGGTCTTGCAGGGATTCTTCCTCTTGCCGCCGCTGATGAGCTTGGAACTCGGAGCTTTGTTCGCCAAGAGGCATCCTGGCTGCAAAAGTTAGGAAGGCAGATGACACTGATTGCCAGTCGTCGTACTCTAACTCTGCGTCCTGACTTGGAAATGATTGCAAAAGAACTTGTAGGCCTGTTACGAGCCTAG
- the accC gene encoding acetyl-CoA carboxylase biotin carboxylase subunit encodes MFRKVLVANRGEIAVRIIRACKELDVKTVAVYSEADVDSMHVHLADEAICIGPGPSSESYLKISRIISAAEIANVDAIHPGYGFLSEKAEFADVCEQCKIKFIGPSSRVISMMGDKNVARATARAAGVPVTPGSDGLIHNEEEALMWARKIGYPVIIKASAGGGGRGMRPVLNEATLISSFQAASMEALKCFGDGSMYMEKLVEKPHHIEFQIVADSQGNVVHLGERDCSMQRRNQKIIEECPSPKMTEALRKKMGDATVRICKEIGYENCGTIEFLVDNNREDFYFMEMNTRIQVEHPITEEVYGCDLIKEQIRIAAGLPLSEHVLNAVPRGHSIECRINAEDPFRNFAPSPGKINLWYTSGGRGVRVDSHVYSGYEVPPYYDSMIAKLIVTGATREIAIRRMRRALGEFVVEGIKTTIPLQSKVLTTSDFQNGQYDITWVENFLRQEGLKG; translated from the coding sequence ATGTTTCGAAAAGTCCTCGTCGCCAACCGTGGTGAGATCGCCGTCCGCATCATCCGCGCCTGCAAAGAGCTCGATGTCAAAACTGTCGCCGTATATTCTGAGGCGGATGTGGATTCCATGCACGTCCACCTGGCCGATGAAGCCATCTGCATCGGCCCCGGCCCCAGCAGCGAGAGTTACTTGAAGATCAGCCGCATCATCAGCGCTGCGGAGATCGCCAACGTCGATGCCATCCATCCCGGCTACGGATTCCTTTCTGAGAAAGCTGAATTCGCCGACGTTTGCGAGCAGTGCAAAATCAAGTTCATCGGCCCCAGCTCCCGCGTCATCTCCATGATGGGAGATAAAAACGTCGCCCGTGCCACTGCACGCGCTGCTGGCGTCCCCGTCACCCCCGGTTCAGACGGCCTCATTCATAACGAGGAAGAAGCTCTCATGTGGGCACGCAAGATCGGTTACCCCGTCATCATCAAGGCCAGCGCCGGTGGTGGTGGCCGCGGCATGCGTCCTGTCCTCAATGAGGCCACCCTCATCTCCAGCTTCCAGGCCGCCTCCATGGAAGCCCTCAAATGCTTCGGCGACGGCTCCATGTACATGGAAAAGCTGGTCGAAAAACCCCATCACATCGAGTTCCAGATCGTCGCCGACAGCCAGGGCAACGTCGTCCACCTCGGTGAACGCGATTGCTCCATGCAGCGCCGTAACCAGAAGATCATTGAGGAGTGCCCCAGCCCCAAGATGACCGAGGCCCTTCGCAAGAAAATGGGCGATGCCACCGTCCGCATCTGCAAAGAGATCGGTTACGAAAACTGCGGCACCATCGAATTCCTCGTCGATAACAACCGTGAAGACTTCTACTTCATGGAAATGAATACCCGTATTCAGGTGGAGCATCCCATCACCGAAGAAGTATACGGTTGCGACCTCATCAAGGAACAGATCCGCATCGCCGCCGGCCTGCCCTTGAGCGAGCACGTGCTCAATGCCGTCCCTCGCGGTCACTCCATCGAGTGCCGCATCAATGCCGAAGACCCCTTCCGCAACTTCGCCCCCAGCCCTGGCAAGATCAATCTGTGGTATACCTCCGGTGGCCGCGGCGTCCGCGTGGACAGCCACGTATACTCCGGCTACGAAGTACCCCCTTATTATGATTCGATGATCGCCAAGCTCATCGTCACTGGTGCCACCCGCGAGATCGCCATCCGCCGCATGCGCCGCGCCCTCGGTGAATTCGTCGTCGAAGGCATCAAAACGACGATCCCCCTCCAAAGCAAAGTCCTCACCACCAGCGATTTCCAAAACGGCCAATACGACATCACCTGGGTCGAAAACTTTCTTCGGCAAGAAGGCTTGAAGGGCTGA
- a CDS encoding ATP-binding protein, whose product MTFSDYRYKAQPALGRTALITQLQRELARRNISLTGPRGTGKSCVVRALAAHSVTKQMFNAIVFCELKGRGIDGDETFYEALIQDIRQQLPPEASTEWLDPNLESPVEEKLNTTVDDWESAGHKVLFILDGIDDAFVSLQTAWSFLCNFVERAPVTFLCISRKRIRELCNTREKRDSLMSDRFKNPIDIQPMTVEDIMAILQIGGVGSSGVAPALLSASGGNPSLVIALCEEASKLADTVPLEVELINAAAQAIVQERAEELELIWQDLDPDERDVFITAGRTGNVTTPSNGARKLKCLGLLTSAGGNLKPTCRLMQDFGAGAAKGTVLLKEWFGTEASYLNSMKQVLAMRLGPKMDEECELVSNVRDAIESLERPDKASRAFRDIAEEALNVIWDVESPSHMVPALRSGPPWLKVERRWPENRSGLVELLDAMTDDRKWESSPKKANRKHFILIAHIQEAGDFKNHQNGVDMTSAFLVATAASAVELVNEMRAVGLV is encoded by the coding sequence ATGACCTTCTCTGACTATCGCTATAAAGCCCAGCCCGCCCTCGGTAGGACCGCTCTTATCACCCAGCTTCAACGCGAATTGGCCCGTCGGAACATCAGTCTCACGGGGCCTCGCGGCACTGGAAAGAGCTGTGTGGTGCGGGCGCTGGCGGCACATAGTGTCACGAAGCAGATGTTCAACGCCATCGTGTTCTGCGAACTCAAAGGCCGTGGCATTGATGGCGACGAAACGTTTTATGAGGCTCTGATTCAGGACATTCGCCAGCAACTGCCGCCGGAGGCAAGCACTGAATGGTTGGACCCTAATTTGGAATCACCTGTCGAGGAGAAGCTCAACACTACGGTGGATGACTGGGAAAGCGCAGGGCACAAAGTGCTGTTCATCCTCGACGGCATTGATGATGCTTTTGTGTCACTCCAGACCGCTTGGTCATTCCTCTGCAACTTTGTGGAACGAGCGCCGGTGACATTCCTTTGCATTTCACGGAAACGGATTCGGGAACTCTGCAACACCCGTGAGAAGCGTGACTCCCTGATGTCGGATCGTTTCAAAAACCCTATCGACATCCAACCAATGACTGTGGAGGACATCATGGCGATACTCCAAATAGGAGGCGTGGGGTCTAGTGGTGTTGCGCCAGCCCTCCTCAGTGCATCCGGTGGAAATCCTTCCCTCGTGATCGCATTGTGCGAGGAGGCTTCAAAGTTGGCTGATACAGTGCCTCTGGAAGTGGAACTCATCAACGCTGCCGCCCAAGCCATCGTCCAAGAACGTGCCGAGGAACTGGAACTCATCTGGCAGGACCTTGATCCCGATGAGCGAGATGTCTTCATCACGGCTGGACGCACGGGCAATGTAACGACTCCAAGCAATGGTGCACGGAAGCTGAAGTGTCTTGGCCTTCTCACGAGTGCTGGAGGCAACCTGAAGCCCACATGTCGCCTCATGCAGGATTTTGGAGCCGGAGCAGCCAAGGGAACCGTTTTGCTTAAGGAATGGTTCGGCACCGAAGCATCATATTTGAACTCGATGAAACAGGTGCTCGCCATGCGCCTTGGCCCCAAAATGGACGAAGAATGTGAACTGGTCTCGAACGTGCGCGACGCCATCGAGTCCCTGGAACGACCAGACAAAGCATCACGAGCATTCCGTGACATTGCAGAGGAGGCTCTGAATGTCATTTGGGATGTGGAATCGCCCAGTCACATGGTCCCAGCTCTGAGAAGCGGGCCGCCATGGCTGAAGGTCGAACGCCGCTGGCCCGAGAATCGGAGTGGCTTGGTCGAGTTACTCGATGCCATGACCGATGACCGAAAATGGGAGAGTAGTCCGAAGAAGGCGAACCGGAAGCACTTCATATTGATCGCCCACATCCAAGAGGCAGGTGATTTCAAAAACCACCAGAACGGCGTGGATATGACATCCGCCTTCCTTGTTGCTACGGCAGCATCAGCAGTTGAG